A window from Gossypium raimondii isolate GPD5lz chromosome 7, ASM2569854v1, whole genome shotgun sequence encodes these proteins:
- the LOC105800917 gene encoding pentatricopeptide repeat-containing protein At2g13600 produces the protein MSLRCIFLANWKQNVNKCFFKLYSTHLPQTISTNIYMNKLFKSGRLDIARNLFDEMPTRTVVSWNTVISGYTKWGEFNEALALLSSMHRSDIKFNEFTFSTALSLCGRLLSLTPGKQIHCVVIKSGSESFELVGSSLLYFYANCSGIEEAKRVFHDLHDKNELLWNLMIVGYVECGLMKEALDMFIKMPKRDVVAWTTLISGYMKSEEGCDKALELFWRMRGSSEVVPNEFTLDSVIRACSRLANLREGRLVHGILIKYGFEFDQLIGGALIEFYSDCEAIADAKRVYDGVTNLCLNASNSLIRGLISMGRIDDAELIFNTLVEANSVSYNLMIKGYAACGRVEDSKRLFEEMSQRTIVSTNTMISVYSRSGEIGKALKLFEETQGERNPVTWNSMMSGYIRNEQYKEALMLYLNMCRLQIAHTRSTFSVLFHACSCLRSLQQGQLLHAHLIKTPFHSNVYVGTSLIDMYSKCGSISDAHKSFSSISSPNVAAWTAIINGHAHHGLGSQAILLFEHMLQKGVVPNGATFVGILCACAHAGLVNEGMKLFRLMENCYGVVPTEEHYACVVDLLGRAGLLEEAEEFIKKMPVEADEVVWGALLHSCWYWMDMDVGGRAAQKLFSLNPKTISVYVILSNIYAILGKWGEKLEVRQRLRDLEVKKDPGCSWIELENRLFVFSIEDRNHPYCNMIYATLEHLTMNLNSFHVAPF, from the coding sequence ATGTCGTTAAGATGCATTTTCCTGGCAAACTGGAAACAGAATGTCAACAAATGTTTCTTCAAGCTATACTCAACTCACCTACCTCAAACAATTTCTACAAATATTTACATGAATAAGTTGTTTAAGAGCGGGAGGTTAGACATTGCGCGGAATCTGTTTGATGAAATGCCTACGAGAACCGTTGTGTCATGGAACACCGTGATTTCTGGTTACACAAAGTGGGGGGAATTCAATGAAGCACTTGCTTTACTTTCATCCATGCATCGGAGTGATATAAAGTTTAATGAGTTCACGTTTTCCACTGCATTAAGCTTATGTGGTCGCCTGCTGTCTTTAACTCCTGGAAAACAGATTCATTGTGTGGTTATTAAATCTGGGAGTGAGAGTTTTGAGCTTGTTGGAAGTTCTTTGTTGTATTTTTATGCGAACTGTTCTGGTATCGAAGAAGCGAAGCGGGTTTTCCACGACTTGCATGATAAAAACGAGTTGTTGTGGAATTTGATGATTGTGGGTTATGTTGAGTGTGGTTTGATGAAGGAGGCTCTTGATATGTTTATCAAGATGCCGAAAAGGGATGTCGTGGCTTGGACTACATTGATTTCGGGATACATGAAGAGTGAAGAGGGATGCGATAAGGCTTTGGAGTTGTTTTGGCGGATGAGAGGGAGTAGTGAGGTGGTGCCTAATGAGTTCACTTTGGATTCTGTTATAAGGGCTTGTAGCAGGTTAGCTAATTTACGTGAAGGGAGGCTTGTTCACGGGATTTTGATCAAATATGGAtttgaatttgatcaattaattGGTGGTGCACTCATTGAATTTTATTCTGATTGTGAAGCTATTGCTGATGCTAAGAGAGTCTATGATGGAGTAACAAATCTGTGTTTGAATGCTTCAAACTCACTAATTAGAGGCCTCATATCAATGGGTAGGATTGATGATGCTGAACTGATTTTCAATACACTTGTTGAGGCAAATTCAGTTTCATATAATCTAATGATTAAAGGGTATGCTGCTTGCGGCCGAGTTGAAGATTCAAAAAGATTATTTGAAGAGATGTCTCAAAGAACAATAGTTTCTACCAACACTATGATTTCTGTATATTCCAGGAGTGGGGAGATTGGTAAAGCTTTAAAGCTGTTTGAAGAAACACAAGGGGAAAGAAACCCTGTGACATGGAATTCAATGATGTCTGGTTATATTCGAAATGAGCAATACAAAGAGGCTCTAATGCTGTACCTGAATATGTGCAGATTACAAATAGCCCATACAAGGTCAACATTCTCAGTTCTCTTTCATGCATGTTCATGCCTGAGATCTCTTCAACAAGGACAATTACTTCATGCACACTTGATCAAAACACCATTCCATTCTAACGTTTATGTTGGAACATCCCTTATAGATATGTACTCCAAATGTGGCAGCATCAGTGATGCTCACAAGTCATTTTCCAGCATCTCTTCACCTAATGTGGCAGCATGGACAGCTATTATTAATGGGCATGCACACCATGGGCTTGGCTCTCAAGCTATCTTACTCTTTGAGCATATGTTGCAGAAAGGAGTGGTCCCTAATGGTGCTACTTTTGTTGGAATTCTGTGTGCCTGTGCTCATGCTGGTCTAGTAAATGAAGGAATGAAATTATTCAGGTTGATGGAAAATTGCTATGGTGTGGTCCCAACAGAAGAACACTACGCATGCGTGGTTGATCTTCTTGGTCGGGCAGGTCTTCTGGAAGAAGCTGAAGAGTTCATTAAAAAAATGCCAGTTGAAGCAGATGAGGTTGTTTGGGGAGCTTTACTCCATTCTTGTTGGTACTGGATGGATATGGATGTTGGTGGGAGGGCGGCACAAAAGTTGTTCAGTTTGAATCCAAAGACTATATCTGTTTATGTGATTCTATCTAACATATATGCAATACTTGGGAAATGGGGAGAAAAGTTGGAGGTGAGGCAGAGGTTGAGGGACTTGGAAGTGAAAAAGGATCCAGGTTGTAGTTGGATTGAGCTAGAGAACAGACTCTTTGTGTTTTCTATCGAGGATAGGAACCATCCATATTGTAACATGATTTATGCCACCTTAGAACACCTAACAATGAATTTAAACTCTTTTCATGTCGCTCCGTTTTGA
- the LOC105763852 gene encoding uncharacterized protein LOC105763852 → MSARGTYGRGIRGYDESCRGTRADSSSLGSMKNLDMSETPATLSVETGSQSHLAGDDALSQAMLRVLERVSRPHSGSRGRGSVNRLYRKVPLEVQGVVFSANLMELPFREFDLILVNEKLVRKGCEVYLAYVSVSVSRDSSIENIRIVREFLDVFPNELLSLPLNREVEFDIELLPSTAPVSIAPYRMALKELIELMVLLQELLDRGFIHPSVSPWGAPVFL, encoded by the exons atgaGCGCACGTGGAACATATGGTCGAGGTATTCGTGGGTACGACGAGAGCTGTAGGGGGACTCGAGCTGACTCTTCCTCACTAGGTAGTATGAAAAATTTGGATATGAGCGAGACTCCAGCTACACTTTCTGttgagactgggtctcaaagCCATTTGGCTGGAGACGACGCATTGTCCCAAGCCATGCTAAGAGTGTTGGAAAGGGTCTCTAGACCCCATTCTGGATCTAGGGGCCGTGGGTCT GTTAATAGACTGTATAGGAAGGTACCGCTGGAAGTTCAAGGGGTTGTATTTTCGGCAAATTTGATGGAGCTACCATTTAGAGAGTTTGACTTGATTctag TGAATGAGAAACTGGTTCGGAAAGGGTGTGAGGTGTATTTAGCCTACGTAAGTGTTTCAGTTTCTAGGGACTCTTCTATTGAGAACATCAGAATAGTGAGAGAATTTTTGGATGTATTTCCTAATGAGCTACTGAGTTTACCTCTGAATCGAGAAGTTGAGTTCGACATTGAGCTTCTACCGAGTACAGCTCCGGTGTCCATTGCTCCTTATCGAATGGCACTAAAGGAGCTTATAGAGCTTATGGTTTTGCTTCAAGAGCTTTTAGATCGTGGATTCATCCAtcctagtgtgtctccgtggggGGCACCAGTTTTTTTGTGA